The following proteins are encoded in a genomic region of Pseudodesulfovibrio mercurii:
- the prfA gene encoding peptide chain release factor 1 — MFGKLEEIEEKYVLLEQELAEPDIFNDQERYKKVSKAHADLSEVVEAFRRYKQLSQELDDNREMLNDADPEIREMAKAEIDDLEGELPEIEEQLKVLLLPKDPMDEKNIILEIRAGTGGDEAALFAADLYRMYTRYAEINHWKVEEMSANHTGSGGYKEVIASISGDKVYSKLKYESGTHRVQRVPATESQGRIHTSAVTVAIMPEAEEVDIDLRPEDLRVDVFRSSGPGGQSVNTTDSAIRVTHIPSGMIVICQDEKSQHKNKAKALKVLRSRLLQIEQDKAKAEQEANRRSQVGSGDRSERIRTYNYPQGRVSDHRINLTLHQLPQIMEGELQDLTDALISYFQAEALKRQGD; from the coding sequence ATGTTTGGCAAGCTTGAAGAGATTGAGGAAAAATACGTCCTTTTGGAGCAGGAACTGGCCGAGCCCGATATTTTCAACGATCAGGAACGGTACAAGAAGGTCTCCAAGGCCCATGCCGACCTGAGCGAGGTGGTCGAGGCCTTCCGTCGGTACAAGCAGCTTTCCCAGGAGCTGGACGACAACCGCGAGATGCTCAACGACGCCGACCCGGAGATCCGGGAGATGGCCAAGGCCGAGATCGACGACCTCGAGGGCGAACTGCCCGAGATCGAGGAACAGCTCAAGGTCCTGCTCCTGCCCAAGGACCCCATGGATGAGAAGAACATCATCCTCGAAATCCGCGCCGGTACCGGCGGCGACGAGGCGGCCCTGTTCGCGGCCGACCTGTACCGCATGTACACCCGCTACGCCGAGATCAACCACTGGAAGGTCGAGGAGATGAGCGCCAACCACACCGGTTCCGGCGGTTACAAGGAAGTCATCGCCTCCATCTCCGGCGACAAGGTCTACAGCAAGCTCAAGTACGAGTCCGGCACCCACCGCGTGCAACGCGTCCCGGCCACCGAGTCCCAGGGCCGCATCCACACCTCGGCCGTGACCGTGGCCATCATGCCCGAGGCCGAGGAGGTGGATATCGATCTCCGCCCCGAGGACCTGCGCGTGGACGTGTTCCGCTCCTCGGGTCCCGGCGGCCAGTCGGTCAACACCACGGACTCGGCCATCCGCGTGACCCACATCCCCTCGGGCATGATCGTCATCTGCCAGGACGAGAAGTCCCAGCACAAGAACAAGGCCAAGGCCCTCAAGGTCCTGCGCTCCCGTCTGCTCCAGATCGAGCAGGACAAGGCCAAGGCGGAGCAGGAGGCCAACCGTCGCAGCCAGGTGGGCTCCGGCGACCGGTCCGAGCGCATCCGCACCTACAACTATCCCCAGGGCCGCGTGTCCGATCACCGCATCAACCTGACCCTGCACCAGCTTCCCCAGATCATGGAGGGTGAATTGCAGGATCTGACCGACGCCCTGATCAGCTACTTCCAGGCCGAAGCCCTCAAGCGGCAGGGCGACTAG
- a CDS encoding DUF1385 domain-containing protein produces MAAPQAVGGQAVIEGVMMRARDNLAIAVRKADGEIVTEVRPWFTMVRHPLLKKPFLRGFPVLMETMVNGIKALNYSAMQAAEDSEEEGGELTTWHLVLTMVVALGAALGLFVVVPHFLSLGMELLGLGGDVDSLSFHAWDGLIKMIVFVGYILAISYIPDIRRVFQYHGAEHKVIWTWEEGKELSPASSRFYSRLHPRCGTAFLLFVLAVSIVLYAVLVPWLLTFYSPEHFAVKHLYIVGMKLFLMIPVSCVAYEMIKFAGKYSRNWLCKLLCWPGLMMQLLTTKEPDDSQLEVAIAALRCAVNAEEC; encoded by the coding sequence ATGGCCGCACCCCAGGCCGTGGGCGGCCAGGCGGTGATCGAGGGCGTGATGATGCGCGCCCGGGACAATCTCGCCATTGCCGTCCGCAAGGCGGACGGCGAGATCGTCACCGAGGTCCGTCCGTGGTTCACCATGGTCAGGCATCCCTTGCTCAAGAAACCCTTCCTGCGCGGCTTCCCGGTGCTCATGGAGACCATGGTCAACGGCATCAAGGCCCTCAATTATTCCGCCATGCAGGCCGCCGAGGACTCCGAGGAGGAGGGCGGCGAGCTGACCACGTGGCACCTGGTCCTGACCATGGTCGTGGCGTTGGGCGCGGCGCTCGGCCTGTTCGTGGTCGTGCCCCATTTCCTGTCCCTGGGCATGGAGCTGCTCGGCCTGGGCGGCGACGTGGACTCCCTGAGTTTCCACGCCTGGGACGGGCTGATCAAGATGATCGTCTTCGTCGGCTACATCCTGGCCATCTCGTACATCCCGGACATTCGCCGGGTCTTCCAGTACCACGGGGCCGAGCACAAGGTCATCTGGACCTGGGAGGAGGGCAAGGAGCTCTCCCCGGCGTCCAGCCGTTTCTACAGCCGCCTGCACCCGCGCTGCGGCACCGCCTTCCTGCTCTTCGTCCTGGCGGTGTCCATCGTGCTCTACGCCGTGCTCGTGCCATGGCTGTTGACCTTCTATTCGCCGGAACATTTCGCCGTCAAACACCTGTACATCGTCGGTATGAAGCTCTTTCTCATGATTCCGGTCAGTTGCGTGGCCTATGAGATGATCAAGTTCGCCGGGAAATACAGCCGGAACTGGCTGTGCAAGCTGTTGTGCTGGCCCGGTCTGATGATGCAGTTGCTGACCACCAAGGAACCCGACGACAGCCAGCTTGAGGTGGCCATCGCCGCCCTGCGCTGCGCCGTTAACGCCGAGGAGTGCTAG
- the rpmE gene encoding 50S ribosomal protein L31, with amino-acid sequence MKNDIHPKTYKAKVRCHCGYEAELLTTKGEEFEVEICANCHPFYTGKQRFVDTAGRIDRFRKKYGDLSTLAAKSK; translated from the coding sequence ATGAAAAACGATATTCATCCCAAGACTTACAAGGCCAAGGTCCGCTGCCACTGCGGTTACGAGGCCGAGCTGCTGACCACCAAGGGTGAGGAGTTCGAGGTGGAAATCTGCGCCAACTGCCATCCGTTCTACACCGGCAAGCAGCGCTTCGTGGACACCGCCGGCCGCATCGACCGCTTCCGCAAGAAGTACGGCGATCTGAGCACCCTGGCCGCCAAGTCCAAGTAG